TATGCTCTACTAATCAAAAGAACGTTTATAATAATTTTATTTTACCTAAGGAGGAGTAACTATGCGTCACGAAGAAAGAATGCATTTTATTATGAATCAAGAAGTAACTTTAGACGGAGATTTTAAAGGAAATATGATACTGGATATTGGAGGTGGAGGAGAGGGAATCATAGGTTTGTGCTATGGTAGTAGAGTAGTATCTATAGATCCTAATAGAGGGGAACTGGAAGAGGCGGCCGAAGGTCCCGTGAAAATTGTCATGGATTCTAGAGAACTACTTTTTTTAGATGAATCTTTTGATACTGCCACATCATTTTTTACACTAATGTATATTGATAGTAAAGATCATGCAACGGTATTTAAAGAGATTTATAGGGTTTTGAAAGAGGATGGTCAGTTCGTTATGTGGGATACTACTATACCTAAGTACAACAATGGTGACAAAGACATATTTGTAGTAAAACTTAGAGTTGAAACACCAATTAAATCAATCGAAACTGGCTATGGTGTGCTCTGGGAAAATAAAGAGCAAAGTATAGACTATTATGCTGATCTTGGTAGGAAAGCTGGCTTCAAAGTTGTTAGAAGAGAAGTTAATGATCAAACATTCAAAATAGTATTTTCAAAGTAGCTTCATTTATACTTGAGTAATTGTTAATATACTTTTTGCTAATAGAATTTACAATTAATAGACCAAACGTGGAGGGTATTGTTTTTAAGATGATTAAGCTTGAATGCAGCTAAAGAATTAAAAGAAGATAAAATAAAAATCTCCGTTGTAATTGATATAGAGGTTGATGATATGGATGAAGGAATGAGTATTGTAAATATGTTACAGCAATGATGAACGTAAAGCCACCTGAGTATGGTAATACGACTATGAATGCTCAATTTATAGAATCTGGGTGCAAAGTAAGGGTGATGTTATGGGGAATAACAAATTTATGGAGAATATGATCAGTAGTTTATCGGCTCTTACAGATCAAGAATAATGGCAGGGAAGATAGTAATAGCGCACAAGTGTTCACTTATGACAAAAACCATTATATTAGGGGGGAATTATATTAAACATGAGTTATACATATAGAGTACTTAAGAAAAATTTAATTAGGTATCCTGAGATGGAAGTCCAAGATGCTCTAAAGCTTATTTATCAAAGTGAATTTGGGTGTGGACATTTAATTGAAAATAAAGAAGCCAGTTATAAGCTGCTTATGAAAGAATGGGAGAATGTTGAGGAAAATGAAGATGAGATTTTTGAAAGTATCGGAGGTGGATATGCTCGATTTAACATAGGTGCTGCAAAAAAATCTGGAATATCACCAGAAATTTTTGGGGAAGTTTTCCTTAAAAGTGCAGAAGTTGTAAGTGGAACTTTAGATAATTTTTATGAGAGGGTTAATGAGTCAAGACGTATTTGTTCTGAAGGCAAATTGCCTTTTTCAGTAAGGGAGATTGATTCTTTTTTAGAGCAATGGGAGAAAAGAGGCTTACCGTTATTGAGACATTCAGAAAAGTATAGGGTACTTTACAAACCAGCATACCGTGTTGTATCAGAAAAATATATGAGGATATTAGCAGCTATAATAAGAATCCATAGTAAACTAAAGATGAATGAGAAAGTTGTTGTTGGAATTGATGGTCCTTGCGGCTCGGGAAAGACAACTTTAGCACAGGTATTATCAGAATTTTTTGATGGAGTTGTTATCCAGATGGATGATTTCTTTTTACCGCCGTCTTTAAGGAGTAAAGAGCGTTTGAGTCAGCCTGGTGGAAATATTCATTATGAGAGATTCTATCAGGAGGTTGCATTAAAGGTTATTAAAAACGTTGACTCTTTTAAATATAGAGTCTTTAGCTGCAAAATAATGAATTATAAGAATGAAATTGCAGTGAATACAAATAAAGTTTTGATAGTTGAAGGAAGTTATTCCCTTCATCCATTATATGATAGTATATATGATGTGAAATTATTTTGTAACGTTGAATCAGATAATCAGAAAGAAAGAATCATAAGACGAGATGGCTTAGAGATGTATAAAAACTTTGAGAAAAAGTGGATACCTATGGAAGATAAATACTTTAATGAATTTCGTATAAAGGAAAAGTGCCATCACGAATATTTATTAGAGTTATTTAGGTAGTTTGATTAATAGAAATTAGTGTGCATTTTATTGATACGCAACTCATTAAAGCATACATGTTATAAATAGGAGATAGGATTTGATTGTACTGATCGAATTCTATCTTTTTGATCACTGTCTAGTTAATTTTTACAACAATATAGACAAGTATCCATGTAATCAATGGATAGATATTAATGAATTGTTTTTAGAGTGCAGGTCAGAACTTATTCAAAAATTCCCTCAAATTAAGGTTCGAGGGAATTTTTGATATAAAAACTTGACAACTCCTAAAAAGAAGTGTAATATTGTTAGGTAAATACGAACTAACTAAGAGGTGTATGATGGAATTAAGAGATAGGCTAAATATTGGAATAGCAAAATTAACACAATTAAAAGGCGAGTGCTATTTAACGTTGCTGAATGACTTAAACCTTTCAGAGTTAAGTTTAAAGCAAATGGAATATTTAAAAAGCTTAAATAATGCTTGTGGTATTACAACCAGCCAATTAGCAGATACGCTCAATCTATCTAAACCTACAGTTACTGAGATGGTTAAAAAATTCATTAAAATGGATTTAGTCTATAAGCAAAGCTGTCCAGCAGATGGAAGAGTATATTATTTAAAACTTTCGGATAAAGGCCAGAAGATCGCAGATTTGAATCTTATGACTAATGATTTTCTAGCCGGTGAGCTGATTGAGCGGCTTGATGAGGAAGACATTAAGAAGTTAATAGAAATTTTAATGAAAATTGAGTAATCAATTTTTTTAACCAGAAAGTTAGGTTAAACAAAACTAATTACATTTCTAAATATGTGGAGGGGAATTGAAATTAATGAATCAATTTTTTGAGCAATTTGATGATATTTATGAAAATAGAGAGCAATACAATATTTCTTGGGCATTCAAAGATGCACAGGAGAAACTTAATGAATATAAGGAGCATGTTGTTGATCAAAAAGTAAAAAAACAATGTAGTTTATGCAAGAAAATAAAAAAGGGTGAGTATCATTCCTTTCAATCTAAGAGTCACTTAGAAATAAAGAAGCAAAAGGTTTTATCCAGTATATTCAGCCATGTTCATGGTTTTATGAATTTTTTAGAAATCATACTATCAGTGCTTTTAGTATTAGTCATATCTGAGATCAGCCATGGAGACTTTATCGTTCACCAAGGTGCTATGGTGGTTATCGTATTTGCCTTCATAAAAGTTTTTATAGAGCATTACGTATTAAAACCTCAATTAGAGGCTTTTGGATGGCAACTTTACAAGAATTCAGTTAATGTTCTAAAGAGTCTATTAAATGATATCTCAGAACAACTTGTATTTGAGAAAACATTAGATGTTGCATAACCTGCAAGTTAGGAGGTCACTATGAAAAAACATGTTATTATGCCGTTAAAAGATATGGTTTTATTTAGTAAGGGACAATTGAAGATCAATGCTGACAGGCACTATGATTTATCATTACAAAATACAATTGAGGAAAATGGTGGATATGCCATTGCGATAACATTGAAAGATCATGATGATAAAAATATCTATGATAAAGATGATTTTTATCAGGTTGGAAATCTTATCAAAGTAACTGAAGTTGAAAGAGAAGCCAATGGTTATAGATTAAGTTTGGATGTTATTGAACGTATTAAAATTTTAGACATCGAATTAGATGGTAGCAGTTTTATAGGAACTTATGAACCTCTGGTTGATTTAGTCGATATGGATTCAAAATCTGAACAGGAAATGATTCAATATGTTAAAAATATGACTGAGGAAATGAGTCGATCTATTCCAGGGGCTGAAGGTTTCGTCAATTACCTTTCAGAATTAGAAAGCATAAATGAACTCATTGCAGCTTTGATGCCATTTTTGAACTTATCTATTGAAGAAAAGCAAAATGTACTGGAAATGACGTCTCTAAGAAAGAAAAGCTTAAGATTTCTTGACATTATGATTGAAAGAAAAGAACAGTTAAAATTACAAGTTGAAATGAATTCTAAGTTTTCGGATTCTATGAATAAAGTATATAGAGAGCGACTTTTAAGAGAACAACTGAAGTCAATACAAGAAGAATTGAATGAAACAGATGGTAAGGGGAGAAAAAAGGACTATAGAACCAAAATTGATGATGCTAAACTACCTGAAGCTATTGAAGAAATTGCTTTGGAAGAGGTCGACAAATTAGATAGCATGGGTTTTAATAATGCAGAAAGTAATGTCATCAAGAGTTATTTAGACTTGATTCTATCTTTACCATGGCATCAAGAAGAACCAAAAGATATTGATATTGAGGATGCGTCAAAGGCACTAAATGAAAGACATTATGGGTTAGACAAAGTTAAAGAAAGAATTATTCAACACCTAACTGTGATGAAATTAAAGAAAAATAAGCAAGGATCTATATTATTATTAGTAGGCCCACCAGGGACGGGTAAAACTAGTTTAGCAAAGAGTATTGCAGAAGCATTAAATCGTGAGTACGTTCGAATCAGCTTAGGTGGAGTAAGAGATGAGGCTGAAATTAGAGGTCATAGAAGAACTTATATTGGGGCAATGCCAGGAAAGATTATTCAAGGCATGAAACGTACGGGTACAAGGAATCCCGTGTTTGTCTTAGACGAAGTTGATAAATTAATGGCTTCAGTAAGCGGAGATCCTGCTGCTGCATTGTTAGAAGTTCTGGACCCTGAACAAAACAATACCTTTAATGATCATTATTTGGATGCTCCATATGATTTGAGTGATGTATTCTTCATAGCAACAGCGAATGACTTAAGAAGCATTCCAGGACCTTTAAAAGACAGAATGGAAATTATTCAAATTGGTAGTTACACATCTGTTGAAAAATTTCATATTGCTGTCGATCATCTATTTAGAATCAGCTTAGAAGAACATGGATTAACAGAAGAAGATATTAAGTTAAGTGACAATGCTTTTAAAGCAATTATCGATAAATACACCAGAGAAGCAGGGGTTAGAAATCTTAAGAGGCAACTTGACAAGTTGGTGCGAGTGAGCTCAGAGAAAATTGTAACTGGAAAAGTAGAAGCACCTTATCGTATTCGAGAAAATATGCTAACCTCTTTACTCGGTCATGAGATCGTTCGATATGATAAAGTGGAGGAAAGAAACTTACCAGGTGTCGTAACAGGGTTAGCGTGGACACCGGTCGGTGGTGATATTCTTTATATTGAGTCAGCATTTATTCCAGGTAAGGGGAATTTAATGGTGACAGGTCAATTAGGAGATGTGATGAAAGAATCAGTTCGTATTTCACTCAGTTTAATTAAATCTCGATTATATACTTATATGACACCAGCAGATTTCGCTAAGATGGACTTGCATGTTCATGTACCAGCAGGAGCAACACCTAAAGATGGTCCATCTGCAGGTATAACCATGCTAACGGCTATCGCATCATTGGTAAGTAATCGACCTGTAGAAGCTAAACTTGCAATGACTGGTGAAGTATCTTTAAGAGGTGCGGTCTTACCAGTTGGTGGTATTAAAGAGAAAGTCATTGCTGCTCATCGTTCTGGTATTAAGAAGATTATCCTTCCACAGGATAATAAGCGTGACATCGAAGACGTCCCACAAGAAGTTAGAAGCCAATTGACATTTATTTATGTCAAGACTATTGATGAAGTGTTAACAGAAGCATTAGGTATCGAGTTGCCGGAGCCATACACTAAAGAAATTTTATTTCAAGAAAAGGCAACCAGATCAGAAATTGGTTTGGCTATGATAGAAGATCGTTAGATGAACAGAATATAATTAGTCAAGTATTTGTATATAAAATCACTGATACTAAAGGTATCAGTGATTTTTTGTGTCTATTTAAAGAGTGTGAAATAGATATGCTCCAAAAGGTTTGAAAAAGGTGTTGAATGTATATTGACAAGAAGTGGTATAAATGATATTATGACTACAAGTCATATGACTAATAGTCATATAATGATTCTAAGAATTTATTAGGAGGTAGTTAGGATGAAAAGAGGGATCGACCTATATTGGAAAGATATTTTAATAGCAACAATTATTGCAGGTATTGGTTACATTGGTTTATCAACGACAAAGCAAACAGGTCTTTTGGATATGAGTATGGAAGCAATTTTATTCTTCACAGGAAGTATGATAGCTTTTTGGGGCTTCTTTAGCTCAAATAAAAAAACAAATAGATACTTTAAGAAATTCCAGTTGTTTTATGGCTTAACCTATTTTACGGTTGTGATTTCCTTTTGTATGGGCATCATTTATTTTGTAAATCATTCAGATATCATAGAAATTGGTATAGATGAGTTGATGAGTGATCAAGTGCTTATGATTATGAGTGCCATTAAATCATTTTCAATGGTATTCCTCATCATTACATGGATATATTTTTATAAATATTTATCCATAAAAGAAACTGCTAAAAAGAAAATATTAGTCTTCTTGACTGGGTTTTTGATATACTTAAGTGTATCCATCCTTATATGGCAATTAACCAATGATGTGAATGTGTTAAGCTTAGGTGTAATTGTTGGAAGTGTTATCGGTATATTTGCATTGATAGCATTGGATAAGAGAACCAGGTATCTAACGATGATTTTTATTCTTTATAGTAGTATTCATCTAATTGAATTCTATATGATGGGGAAAGGTAAAAGTCTTACCACTGGTTTTAATAATGTTGCTTATTGGTGGGCTACAGTTCTATATGTACTTGAAGTTAGACGATGGATTAAGTTGGAATTAAGTAAGAATAATCATATAAGCAATTAGTAAGAGTTGGAGGAAATAGATATGCCAAAAGATACTTTTTTTAATTTATCAGAAGAGAAGCGAAATAGAATTATTGAATCAGCAATCATGGAGTTTTCTAAGAAGCATTATAATAAAGTGACTATTGATAGCATTGTAGGTGGGGCGGGCATACCAAAGGGAAGTTTTTATCAATATTTTGACAATAAAGATGATTTATATACCTACACTTTTAGCCAGATAGGTGACAGAAAAAAAGATCTACTTGAAAAAATGCAACAATATATAGAAGAATTAAGCTTTAGTCAGTATTTACGAAAAATGTTGAAAGAAGCTAAAGAGTTTGAGGATGAAGATGCTCATCTTATCCAGTTAAAAGATAAATTTATGAATGAGTGCCCCCAGGAGGTTAGAAAACAAGTCCTAAAAAATGAAATACCCAAAAGTTATAGATTACTTGAAAAAGTTCTTATGTCTTATATTCAAAAAGGTGAGTTGAAAAAGGATCTAGATATTAAAATGGCATCCTATATTATAACATCCTGTACAGTGAATTTGGAAAACTACGAATTTGGTGAAGAGGATGATATTCAAGAAGTAGTAACGGGGATTTTTGATATTTTATTCGATAGTTTTAAGAAATAGCATATAATTAATGAATGGAGGCATATGTATGACAAAACAAGAATTCATTAAGCTTGAAAAGTACTTAAAATTAAATGAACATGGAGATTTTGTGATTGATTATGATGGGGATCTAGATATCATCGATTTTCATACCCATATGTCCAATGTACTACCTCTCAAATCTGTTGACCCAAAAACAATAGGTAATCAGTTAATATATAAAACCCTTCCTGATATAGAGAATATGGATTTATCAGTACCATATTGGACAAAAATTGATTCGAATGAAAAAAGAAAGGGATTAGGAGCTATTGTTAAGTTTTCACTTAATGGTTATAACATTCTAAAGGATATGGCTAATGGTGGTACCTATGAGAACTGTTTTAGGTCACAGCAAGAAAATAAGATAAGATGTAATGTTGTACTTCCATTAAGTACTAAGAAATCCGATTGTTCAATGGAAGCGTTAAAGCTAGTAAAAGAATATCCCAATCAATTTATGGCATTCTGTTCAGTTCATCCTCATGATCCTGAAGCAGAAACGAAAATAAACAATTATAAAAAGTTAGGGTTCAAGGGAATGAAGCTTAAAATAACAGAAATGGAATTAAAAGATGATTATAAACCTCTTATAGATCTTTTTAAGGCTTGCTATGAAGCTGATTTTCCAGTTTTAATACATACTGGTTCATTAACGCATATTAAACGGGAGAATACTTCAAAATTAATGTGGAAATTATTAAATTCTTCAAGAGTAGAATTTTTCGGCAATCTACTGGAACATCTACCAAAAGATTTTAAGTTTGTATTCGGTCATAGCGGCATTTCAGAATATCAGCTTGTTGCAAAGTACCTAAAGGAGTTTCCGGGAAGTTATGCTGAGTTATCTTGCCAATCTGCTGCTAGTATCAGATATTTAATTGATGAAGTAGGTTATGAAAGATTACTTTTTGGATCTGATTGGCCAGCTCTTCCACAAGCTTTGACACTTTCTAGAGTACTATTAGCCACTGAGAATGATGAAGAAGCCAGAGAACATATTTTATATAAAAATGCAAGTGAACTTCTTTGTTTATAGTTCTTACTCTCTTTTGCTAATAGTAATAAAACCACTTGATCTATAACGATAGATTAAGTGGTTTTTATCTGAGATGACGTCCACGGCGTTATTAATGAATATCAATTAAACATCAACAGAACTCTTAGCAACATTCCTTCTTCTAAATGGTAAATACATCAACATAAATATCCCCCATGCTATTAACTCCATAAAAATAATATAAACCGGCCAAGGACCGAGTAAATCCATAAAGGAAGCTGTTTCTGGCTTTCTTGCTATGAAAAAGTAATTACCACCGACCATAAAGTTGATCATACCGATGGTTAACATAATAATGTTTGTATAGATTAGCGTAGTTTTTAAAGATTTAGTACTTGGGCGCATGCCAAGTACTGTCATCATATAGATAACTTGAAAGAGTATCAACCCATGTGATAAGAAGAATTGATAGTACCTAAAAGATGGAAATCCTGTAGTACCAATATCTGGTGTTAGTATAGCCACAAATGCACCAAAGCTCCAATAGTAAAGAAGATCAAATAACTTCTGGCTCTTTGTTATATAGAGGAAGGGACCAATCATGAGAGCGAGGCTACATAAATGAAGAGGCAGAGAAGATGCTAAAGACCATAGACCCATTTGATATCGCCATATGTTTAAAGCAATCTCTTGTATAATCATTAGAGCTCCTGCAATGACCTGCAGATATGTATTCAATCTTTGATTGGATCTAATATTCTCACGTTTATGTACAATAATAAAATAGATAGCTAAGAGACTCATCAAACCTGCAATATGTTCTAAGGAAAGCAAATGGAAATCAGGGGTATCCCCTGTCCACATAAATAACTTTTTCATTTTATAACCCCTCTAAAATCATCATCATACCATTTGATTGGTACAGCTATGTTTATATGCATGTTATTTGAAATTATACCATAAGGCCTTATGGAGGGTCAAAGATTGTATCCAGTAACGACCTACTACTATTCTTGACAGATAGGTGTCATGAATAGTATGTATAATAATTATATGATTATTATATTATAAATAATAAGGTTGTTATACAAGGAGGTAACAGGATGAAGCGGAAGATCATTTTAAATCTAGCTATGAGTCTGGATGGCTATATTGCAACAGAAGAAGGTAAATACGACTGGATACATGGTGATGGTAATAATCATTTAGATACAGAAGAGAAATTTAGCTTTGGGAAATTCTTAGATCGAGTTGATACAATGGTCATGGGAAAAAAATCATATGATGACTGTGATATTGAGCCGTTTAAGAATAAAGAAATTTACATTGTAACTCATAAGCAAAAAGAAAATTTTGATAATGTTAAGTTCATCAGCGGTAATGTTGTAGAGTGTATAAAAAATGAGCAGAAAGAACAAGGAAAAGATATTTACCTCTTTGGTGGTGGTTTATTAATTGATCAATTTATCAAAGCGAATGTTATTGATGAGTATATGGTTGCCATTATACCAACGGTACTTGGAAAAGGGCGACCTCTCTTCTTGGACAATAATCCACAGATTCCATTACATTTAGAAAATTACTTTGTTGAAGAAGGCATTGTTATCCTACATTATACAAAACAGTGATGCAGTCTTTAGTTATTGATTAGTTTTGCACGATGATATTAAAGATAAACTAGTGTAGATGACAAATGTATCTGCTTAATTATATATCTGATAGAGAAATATTTACCTTAAAGGTTGGATGTTTCTCTTTTTTTAGTATAAAATATCAAGTTTTATACCTTTGACCATGTTATTATAATGATAGGCGCCTAGGTAGGAGGGATTGGTAATGGATGTTTATGGAAGAATTCAAAGATCTATAGATTTCATTGAGGAAAATCTAACAGAAACATTATCACTAAAAGAGATAGCAGCACAAGCGTATTATTCACTTTCGTATTTTCATAACGTGTTTAGCAGGGTTAATTCTATTGCTTTAAAGGAATATATACGGAAGCGGAGATTGGCTTTTGCAGCTTATGAATTGATTTCTGCAAATGATAAGATTATCGATATTGCATTTAAGTATCAATATGAATCAGCAGAGTCCTTTACCAGAGCTTTTACTAAATTGTTTGGAGTTACTCCAAGTATGTATAGAAAGAATAAGAAGCATATTGTTGTTTTTCAAAAGATCAATTTGTCTCGAATGAAATTAAAAAAATATACAGGAGGGAATTCAATGGAGCCTAGAGTTATAGAGATGGATGAAATAAAACTTATCGGTATAGAACTCAGGACTAGTTTTGATGACAGTGAGTTTACTTTATCAATTAAGGAACTTTGGAACAGGTATGTTACAGAGAAGTTAGGTGATAAAATACCTAACCCAATAAGTCCAGAAGCAACATTAGGTGTCAATATGGATTATGACAAAGAAGGCAATTTTTCATATATTATCTGTAAAGAAGTCAATAGCTTAGCAGAGATTCCAGAAGGAATGGTCGGTAGGTCAATACCTCTTTCAAAATATGCTGTCTTTACTGCAAGAGGAAATAGCAAAGCTGAAATCGGTAGTAGCTTAGGGCAGGTGTGGGATTATTTTTTTAGTACCTGGTTACCACAATCGGGTTATACACAGTTAGGCATTTCGTCTCCTTATTCAATTTCTCCATATGACCAAGAAGCAGCTCCAGATTTTGAACTATATGATGAAAGATTTACTGATGATGGCTTTGAAGTAGATGTCTATATTCCTATAAAGTAATTTTTTATACACCCATTACGTAAAAGTGGACCTCTTATGCGTAATGGGGATTTTTTGATTATCAGTGAATAAAGCTAACGAGAGAAAAGGGTATCATTGTTATGGTCCAAAAATATTAAAAAATAGTCTACTTAAGCTATTTGATTATCTCCTTCTTGCTATTATAATGGAAACATAAGTATGAAAACAAATCATTTCGTTGATAAAGCAAGGAGGAAGGGATAATGCCATATAATATAGAAGGTATGTATCAACAGGTTAATCATTTTAAAGATGCTATCGCACCTCATATTTATACACCTATAGCTGAACTTGAAGCTACAGTGTGGGTAACACCAGAGCCAGTTTCCTTTAAAAATAAATGCACAGGTGAAATGAAAGTTATCAAAAAAGGTGAAACATGGGGGAAGCTTTGGGACTGTGGTTGGTTTCACCTTACAGGAGAAGCTCCAGCTGAAGCAAAAGGTAAAAAGTTAGTATTGCTTATAGATGTAAACGGTGAGGGGTGTTTGTTTGATGAGCAGGGGTGTCCGATACGCGGTTTAACCAATATTAGCTCTTCGTTTGATTTTAGTTTAGGTCGTCCAGGTAAAAGAGTATTACAATTTGTTAATGAATCAGAAGGAAATGAAAAAGTAGATATCTGGTTGGAAACAGGGTGTAATGACCTTTTTGGTCGATATAGTAAAAAAGGTACATTAGAAAATGCAGATATAGCTATATGTCATGAAGAGATGCGATCACTATATTATGACGTTGAGGTTCTTGCCAGCTTAATGGAGAGTCTTCCAAAAGATTCTGCAAGGTATTCCAGAATTTTATATGCCTTATATGAGGCAAAGTTAAGTATGAAAGATTATACGGAAGAAGAAGCTATTAAGGCAAGAAAAATAATGAAACCTGAACTTGATAAACAAAGTGGAGATCCTTCCTTAACTGTTAGTGGTATCGGACATGCTCATATTGACCTTGCTTGGCTATGGCCAATAAGAGAAACAATTCGCAAAGGTGGACGTACTTTTTCTACTGTCATAGAATTGATGGAGCGTTATCCAGACTACATATTTGGTGCAAGTCAACCTCAGTTATATCAATGGATGAAGGATGGATATCCATTATTATATAATAAGATGAAAGAACGTATAAAAGAAGGTAGATGGGAGGTACAAGGTGGTATGTGGGTAGAGCCTGATACTAACGTATCTGGTGGAGAAGCTCTAGTAAGACAATTTCTATATGGAAAAAAATTTTTCAGAGAAGAATTTGATCAAGATATGAAGGTCTTATGGTTACCAGATGTTTTTGGCTATACAGGTGCTTTGCCCCAAATTATGAAAAAATCCGGTATTGATTACTTTATGACTATCAAATTGTCATGGAATAGTACTAATCAATTTCCACATCACACTTTTGTATGGGAAGGTATTGATGGATCAAAGGTTTTAGCCCACATGCCACCAGAAGGTACCTATAACAGTTCTGCTAAACCAGATGCAATTGATAAAGCAGAAAAATCATTTAAGGATAAAGGGGTTTCTGATTACTGCCTTATGCTATATGGTAT
This Vallitalea okinawensis DNA region includes the following protein-coding sequences:
- a CDS encoding AraC family transcriptional regulator, producing the protein MDVYGRIQRSIDFIEENLTETLSLKEIAAQAYYSLSYFHNVFSRVNSIALKEYIRKRRLAFAAYELISANDKIIDIAFKYQYESAESFTRAFTKLFGVTPSMYRKNKKHIVVFQKINLSRMKLKKYTGGNSMEPRVIEMDEIKLIGIELRTSFDDSEFTLSIKELWNRYVTEKLGDKIPNPISPEATLGVNMDYDKEGNFSYIICKEVNSLAEIPEGMVGRSIPLSKYAVFTARGNSKAEIGSSLGQVWDYFFSTWLPQSGYTQLGISSPYSISPYDQEAAPDFELYDERFTDDGFEVDVYIPIK